The genomic region GGTGAGTGCCAAGCGTGCGCCCGTCAAACGCGCTCCGAAGGCTATCCAAATAGCGGCTGCACCGCCGGTGGCGGCAATTGATGAGATCGCGGATCTTCTGCAGCTCGAAGAGGAAAACCAGAGGCTGCGCAAGCTGCTGGCGGAGAAGCTCCGTGCTGAAAATGCCGATCTGCGAAAGCGACTCAACCTCGGTTGATTGGCAGCAGACGGCCAGGTGCTGGCCGCATTCTCATGCTTATTGAAGTGTACATTTTGGCGGCGGTTCGTTCTGCCGCCAACGCTTTTGCTCACGGTATGCATACCGGAGTAGAATTCGAGGTCGAATAAAATGGCGTCTCCTTGGAAACTTCTTGCCCGGCTGGTGTCCCCGCGACGGCAGCAGAGGCAAGAACACGGCTCGACCGATGACGTGAAGCCGGACGTATTGGCCATCGCCAAGCCGACTGAAACAGCAGACAACAACGAGTTGGACGGCGCAGACCGACCGGCGGACGAAAAGCCAGTTCTTCACGGTCATTCCGCGGCGATTCCGGCGGACCCGGATCATTCCGAGGAAACGGCAAGCGTTGTTGATGACACGACAGATGTCGAAAGCGCTAGTCCCGTGGAGGCGGCTAATCCGGTCTTATCCGATGACGCCGGTACAGCCTCGTACGACACACCAAAGCCCTCGCAGACTGGCGAAGGTGCAACGCGAAAGCGCAGCAGACGGGACAAGAGAGCAGAAACGATTGCAGTCGCTCTCCCACCTTCTCCACGTGTTCCCGCCGGTTCTGCCGATGCAATCAGCCTTGATGAAGAGATCAGGCTGCTCCGAGACCAACTGGCGCGCAAGCTCCAAAAGCAAAACGCACAACTGAAGAGGATGCTGGAACGGTTCGAACGTTGAAGCTGTCACGATTTGCGGCCCGTTAATCGGGCCACCGTGGCCCGGGTGATTTGTCGGATCAACGGCAATCATCGAGAAACTTCGCGTGAGCTACCATCTCATTTTACTTACAACACCTATTGTTCGACATTGTTTAACCGAGGGTTCGCGCCTTAGATGGCGAATGCCCTGGGCCTCTGGGGAGGCACTAAGGTCTTCAGCGGAGGTTGCGGACGCAAACAGAAATGCAGCCAAGGTGCACATCGCCGGGCGGTGCCCTCCAACATGTGCAGGCGCTGAGCGCAAACTCCGCTGCCCGCTCATCCGCTCTGGGATTTTGAGCGAGGTTAAACTTTCCACTGAAATCACCACGGCGGTGGCCGGCAAGACCATCTGGCAGATCAGGATCGGCACCGACTCTCTGGCAACCACCGGCGTGCTTCCCCAGCGTTTCTTTTAAAGTTCGCCCGCAAGTACCCGGATTTCCACAAGCGGCTCGGCTGGTCGATGCCCGATTAAATCGCGCCAGGCGTCCGAGGATCTCACTACGCTCGAGCGCCAAAACCGAAGCGCCCGCGGCCATGACAGCCAGAAACAAAAGCCATCGGGTGGCACAGACCTTCGCCCGATCGTGCGGTATCGAAGAGCGGATCTGTCAAAACGCGAAGAATTGGCTCTAACTAAAGGTCCAATATTGATCTAGGAAATCAGCCATAAGTATTGCGGGAGGAACCCGCTGTGAAAACGGCACGAAGGAAACGACAAATGTTTGTCAAGATTGCCATCAACCCTATCACTTGGACGAACGATGACGTTCCCGATCTCGGCGGCGACACCCCGTTGGAGCAGTGCCTTTCCGAAATGAGGCAGGCGGGTTATGCAGGGACCGAGTTGGGCGGCAAATACCCCCGCGAGAGCGGAGTTTTGAAAGGTGTACTCGCCGCTCATCAGCTTCAACTCGCCGGCGGTTGGTGGGACGGCCGCCTGTACGAGCGCGGTGTCGAGGCGGAGTTCGACGCCATCCTGGGGCATCTGACGCTGCTCAGGGATCTTGGGGCGAAGTACGCTGTCTACGCTGACACGTCTATGGGTCGGCACGACGGCATCTGGCAGCCAATTTCGAAACGCCCGCGACTCAGGGATGAAGAATGGAAGGGCTATGGCCGGAAGCTCACGGAACTCGCAGAACGGATGGCGGAATTCGGCGTTGGCCTAGCTTATCACCATCATATGGGGACCATTGTCGAGACCGACGGCGAGGTTGACCGGCTTATGTCCGTCACGGGAGATTCCGTTGGCCTTCTATTCGACAGCGGACACAGTGCCTTCAGTGGCGGCGATCCTGTCGGTCTTTGCGGTCGCCATGCGGAGCGTATCGTCCATGTGCATTGCAAGGACGTTCGTGTTGATGTTCTTCGAAAAGCGCGGGAGGAGGACCTCAGTTTCATGGACGCCGTTTTGGAGGGGATCTTTACCGTTCCTGGCGATGGCAGCGTTGATTTTCCCGCTATCTTAAAAGCGCTGGCTAAAACGAACTATAGCGGCTGGCTCGTTGTTGAAGCAGAGCAGGATCCGAAAAAGGCCAATCCGTTAACTTACGCTACAATGGGCCACGAGAACTTGGCCAGAATGATTGCAACGGCCGGCTTGTGACCAGCATCGGCACAAGGATGTCGACCTAACGCGCACCGGGCAACATTTAACCCGCGGGCGACTGAATCCTCCGGGGCCCGCGGCTCGGGGCGATACGTTGCAAGGCGTGTCGCCCCGTAAAATTCCTATCTTCGAGATCGGAAGATTCAGACGTGAAAGGGCCGACGCCCTACGGCAATGACTGATGGTTGGCTCGGATGAGAATGGGGCGTCGCAGTAAACGTCCTACCGAGGCTCTTGACGTTGATCCGTCAGCAGCCGGGATGTCTATGAAACGAGCAACGCGCATAGTCGCCCTTGGCGGAACCACGTTGCTCGAATAGGATGAGGAAGCTATGCAGCCAGTACGCTGGGGAATAATTGGTACGGCCGCAATCGCCCTTGAGAAAGTTATTCCGGCGATGTCACGTGCCGAGGGGC from Rhizobium indicum harbors:
- the iolE gene encoding myo-inosose-2 dehydratase, encoding MFVKIAINPITWTNDDVPDLGGDTPLEQCLSEMRQAGYAGTELGGKYPRESGVLKGVLAAHQLQLAGGWWDGRLYERGVEAEFDAILGHLTLLRDLGAKYAVYADTSMGRHDGIWQPISKRPRLRDEEWKGYGRKLTELAERMAEFGVGLAYHHHMGTIVETDGEVDRLMSVTGDSVGLLFDSGHSAFSGGDPVGLCGRHAERIVHVHCKDVRVDVLRKAREEDLSFMDAVLEGIFTVPGDGSVDFPAILKALAKTNYSGWLVVEAEQDPKKANPLTYATMGHENLARMIATAGL